The following are from one region of the Anaeropeptidivorans aminofermentans genome:
- a CDS encoding tetratricopeptide repeat protein, producing MNCPNCKQEIKDSNICPSCGIDVVLFEKTLKISDVLYNKGLNLAKVRDLSGASDALMKSIQFNKNNYYARNLLGLVFYETGHIGDALKQWVISASLMSEMNPAVKYIERVQKSPKDMDMLDDAIEMYNNALGYIDQKSDDIAIIQLKKAIELSPKFIDAMNLLAFCYLIQNEKQKASQLIVKVLELDINNPIALNYYNEVFPNRQRPKPSEKKEPKKVSPVTSTAMLTPESRKKLFGNNFYFAEFVSFFAGCICVLALMYILVIPGATEERDNKITQLEDKITSMEEAQKTKETELNDKITALTEENTKVKEENAHLNSEVTVQRKVSTLNSALELYSNGETGEAASVIYSIDPTGLDEENMTKYENAKEEIYKKAASTYYDQGVSSFNKAEYEDARRSFESCIIYAAEDANFIDDAAYFLGRIAEEDKDLEKAKLYYNMVLEKYPNSNRTSATKNRMNAMEG from the coding sequence TTGAATTGTCCCAATTGCAAGCAGGAAATCAAAGACAGTAATATCTGCCCCAGCTGCGGAATCGATGTAGTTTTGTTTGAAAAGACCCTTAAAATATCCGACGTTCTTTATAATAAGGGGCTGAACCTTGCTAAGGTAAGGGATTTGTCCGGGGCTTCAGACGCTCTTATGAAGAGCATACAGTTTAACAAAAACAATTATTATGCCAGAAATCTTCTCGGTCTTGTTTTTTATGAAACAGGGCATATTGGTGATGCCTTAAAGCAATGGGTCATAAGCGCCTCTTTAATGAGCGAGATGAACCCTGCCGTGAAGTATATAGAAAGGGTTCAAAAAAGCCCTAAAGATATGGACATGCTGGATGATGCCATAGAAATGTATAATAATGCCCTTGGCTATATAGACCAGAAATCCGACGATATCGCTATTATACAGCTTAAAAAAGCGATAGAGCTTAGCCCTAAATTTATTGATGCGATGAACTTATTGGCATTTTGCTATTTAATTCAAAATGAAAAGCAAAAGGCTTCTCAGCTTATCGTCAAGGTTCTTGAGCTTGATATTAATAACCCCATAGCATTAAATTATTATAATGAAGTATTTCCCAATAGACAAAGGCCGAAGCCTTCGGAAAAGAAAGAGCCAAAGAAGGTATCTCCCGTTACGTCAACAGCCATGCTTACGCCCGAAAGCAGAAAGAAGCTTTTTGGAAACAATTTTTACTTTGCCGAGTTTGTAAGCTTTTTTGCAGGCTGTATTTGCGTTCTTGCCCTTATGTATATCCTTGTGATTCCCGGGGCTACGGAGGAAAGGGATAATAAAATAACACAGCTCGAAGATAAAATAACTTCCATGGAAGAGGCCCAAAAGACAAAAGAAACAGAACTTAACGACAAAATAACAGCTCTTACGGAAGAAAATACAAAAGTTAAAGAAGAAAATGCCCATTTAAATTCAGAGGTTACGGTGCAGAGAAAGGTAAGTACATTAAACTCTGCGCTGGAGCTTTATTCTAACGGAGAAACGGGAGAAGCGGCGTCGGTTATATATTCCATCGACCCTACAGGGCTTGACGAAGAAAACATGACAAAATATGAAAATGCCAAGGAAGAGATATATAAGAAGGCGGCCTCTACTTATTATGATCAAGGCGTATCAAGCTTCAATAAAGCTGAATATGAAGACGCAAGGCGCTCTTTTGAATCCTGCATTATCTATGCGGCGGAAGATGCCAACTTTATAGACGATGCCGCCTATTTTCTCGGCCGTATAGCTGAAGAGGATAAGGATTTGGAAAAAGCCAAGCTTTATTATAATATGGTTTTGGAAAAATACCCTAATTCCAATAGAACGAGCGCTACAAAAAACAGGATGAATGCAATGGAAGGGTAA
- a CDS encoding flagellar hook-basal body complex protein FliE produces MDSIDNKLSGLDKIHNYSYIDKGLDNKEKNISVGSGFGEFFNAAVNLYDETSRFELQAEKLQTDYIAGRTDDLVAVTLAEQKAYTALSFTLQITNRIVDSYKQIMAMQL; encoded by the coding sequence ATGGATTCTATAGACAATAAATTATCGGGCTTGGATAAAATACATAATTATTCTTACATAGATAAAGGTTTAGACAATAAAGAAAAAAACATATCTGTAGGCTCCGGTTTCGGTGAATTTTTTAATGCTGCTGTAAATTTGTATGATGAAACCAGCAGATTTGAGCTTCAGGCCGAGAAGCTCCAGACAGACTATATAGCCGGAAGGACGGACGATCTGGTAGCCGTTACTTTGGCTGAGCAAAAGGCATATACCGCTTTGTCGTTTACGCTTCAAATTACCAACAGGATCGTCGATTCCTATAAGCAAATTATGGCAATGCAGTTATAG
- the fliG gene encoding flagellar motor switch protein FliG, translating to MPENIAAYMARYTGRQKAGILLITLGPEKSAQIFKHLKEEEIEAITLEIANITTVLPEVKEAVLDEFYQICLAQQYITEGGITYAKQILEKALGEQKAFEIISKMTSSLQVRPFDFVRKADANQVINFIQNEHPQTIALILSYLKPQQAGQVLSELAPEKQADVVRRIAVMNRTSPEVIKEVEHALEKKFSNLVTEGYATIGGIDSVVDILNSVDRTTEKNIMETLEVDDYELSDEIRKKMFIFDDIISLSNRDVQLVLRQDIDNKELAIALKGANEEVKKLIFSNLSKRLAAMIKEDMEFMGPVRKADVEEAQQKIVAVIRRLQDTGEIIVARGGGDEVIV from the coding sequence ATGCCTGAAAATATCGCAGCTTACATGGCCAGATATACCGGAAGACAAAAGGCCGGAATTTTGCTTATTACTCTTGGGCCTGAAAAATCGGCGCAGATATTTAAGCATCTTAAAGAAGAAGAAATAGAAGCTATTACCTTGGAAATAGCAAATATTACTACAGTTCTGCCGGAAGTTAAAGAAGCGGTGCTTGACGAATTTTATCAGATATGCCTTGCACAGCAGTATATTACGGAAGGCGGTATCACTTACGCCAAACAGATTCTCGAGAAGGCCCTCGGAGAACAGAAGGCCTTTGAGATTATTTCAAAGATGACAAGCTCTTTGCAGGTGCGTCCTTTCGACTTTGTAAGAAAGGCCGATGCCAACCAGGTTATAAACTTTATACAAAACGAGCATCCCCAGACGATAGCCCTTATTTTATCTTATCTTAAGCCGCAGCAGGCAGGGCAGGTGCTTTCAGAGCTTGCGCCGGAAAAGCAGGCAGACGTCGTAAGAAGAATTGCCGTTATGAACAGAACCTCCCCTGAGGTAATCAAAGAAGTTGAACATGCCCTTGAGAAAAAATTCTCAAACCTTGTTACAGAAGGCTATGCCACTATCGGCGGTATCGATTCCGTTGTAGATATATTAAACTCTGTTGACAGAACAACGGAGAAGAATATTATGGAAACCCTTGAAGTTGACGATTACGAGCTTTCCGATGAAATCAGGAAGAAAATGTTCATCTTTGACGACATTATCTCCCTTTCCAACAGAGACGTACAGCTTGTGCTTCGTCAGGATATTGACAATAAGGAACTTGCCATTGCCCTTAAAGGCGCCAATGAAGAGGTTAAGAAGCTTATCTTCTCAAACCTTTCAAAGCGCCTTGCAGCCATGATAAAAGAGGATATGGAATTTATGGGTCCTGTCCGCAAGGCGGATGTTGAGGAAGCTCAGCAGAAGATTGTTGCCGTTATCAGAAGGCTTCAGGATACAGGTGAAATTATTGTTGCAAGAGGCGGGGGAGATGAGGTAATTGTCTAA
- the purN gene encoding phosphoribosylglycinamide formyltransferase, translating to MLQIAVLVSGGGTNLQAIIDKINSGELDCKINRVISDNKDAYALERAKKHNIDTKVIEFNKDFNENLLSALEESKAELIVAAGFLKVLSSEIIHRYRHKIVNIHPSLIPSFCGKGFYGIKVHEKALERGIKITGATVHFIDEGTDTGPIIMQRAVAVMDDDTPQSLQKRVMEEAEQAILPESLKLIAEGRVYIENGKAKIRRIIV from the coding sequence ATGTTACAGATAGCCGTTTTAGTATCAGGCGGCGGAACCAATCTTCAGGCAATCATAGATAAGATAAATTCCGGTGAGCTTGACTGTAAAATTAATAGGGTCATTAGTGACAATAAAGACGCTTATGCTCTTGAAAGGGCAAAAAAGCATAATATTGATACAAAAGTTATTGAATTTAATAAAGACTTCAATGAAAATCTGCTTTCGGCTCTTGAAGAAAGCAAAGCAGAGCTTATTGTTGCAGCCGGCTTTTTAAAGGTTTTAAGCTCTGAAATAATCCATAGATACAGACACAAAATAGTAAATATTCATCCTTCTTTAATTCCTTCTTTCTGCGGAAAGGGCTTTTACGGCATAAAAGTTCACGAAAAGGCATTGGAAAGAGGAATAAAAATTACAGGGGCTACTGTCCATTTTATCGACGAAGGTACGGATACAGGGCCAATAATAATGCAGCGGGCTGTTGCTGTTATGGATGACGACACACCGCAGAGCCTTCAAAAAAGAGTCATGGAGGAAGCGGAGCAGGCAATACTTCCCGAGTCTTTAAAGCTTATAGCAGAAGGCAGAGTTTATATAGAAAACGGCAAGGCAAAAATCAGGAGGATTATTGTATGA
- the flgB gene encoding flagellar basal body rod protein FlgB, whose product MVFDGMFANNSLIGAAMGASNLKNSVIVNNIANAEVPGFKKSTVDFETLLDRQLDKAKETGYVDLDNSKPQIRKINKNFSYRLDGNNVDIESEMAELYKNSVKYDVMANSLINNYKRINMVLTSK is encoded by the coding sequence ATGGTATTTGATGGTATGTTTGCCAATAATTCCCTTATTGGTGCTGCTATGGGCGCCTCTAATTTAAAAAATTCAGTCATAGTGAACAACATAGCCAACGCTGAGGTTCCGGGGTTTAAAAAAAGTACCGTTGATTTTGAAACCCTTCTGGACCGGCAGCTTGATAAAGCGAAAGAGACAGGCTATGTGGATTTGGATAATTCAAAACCTCAGATTAGAAAAATAAACAAGAACTTTAGCTACAGGCTTGACGGAAACAATGTGGATATAGAAAGTGAAATGGCCGAGCTATATAAAAACTCAGTGAAATATGATGTCATGGCAAATAGCTTGATAAACAACTATAAGAGAATCAATATGGTGCTTACAAGCAAATAA
- a CDS encoding DUF4870 domain-containing protein, with amino-acid sequence MGESFIKINERLAGMLAYVLGPATGLFFYIGETVSGNNNRNVKFHALQSTILFGGLWVLTFLLGIISFLPFMGLLIRLIDLASFVAYVYLIYSAYVGKNFRVPIIGDACHQQVYK; translated from the coding sequence ATGGGTGAATCTTTTATAAAAATAAACGAGAGACTTGCAGGAATGCTGGCATACGTTTTAGGCCCTGCCACAGGTTTATTCTTCTATATAGGTGAAACTGTTTCAGGAAACAATAATAGAAATGTCAAGTTTCATGCACTGCAGTCTACAATTCTCTTTGGAGGACTATGGGTACTTACATTCCTTCTTGGAATAATAAGCTTTCTGCCTTTCATGGGCCTTTTAATAAGACTTATTGACCTTGCCTCTTTTGTAGCCTATGTATACCTTATATATTCAGCTTATGTAGGCAAGAATTTCAGAGTCCCTATTATTGGAGATGCCTGCCATCAGCAGGTTTACAAATAA
- a CDS encoding flagellar M-ring protein FliF C-terminal domain-containing protein, whose protein sequence is MQERLQKFFSNISTNVSDKWNKLEKPQKIRFFAALGVLIICIGLTLFLTLKPKYEVLVANEDITTISQVKTALDEAGIKNKVFEGGRSIKVRDKDVFEAQIAVRVHTDASTAIEPEEAFTTQDLFANSGIGVSEGVKKEMSRVALQDRLAAIIRRMQGIADAMIVLNIPETNGLFIKDNQVTTASVFITESEKTTKEQAQAIANTVAAGVKGLTLDNIVITNQYKEVVFPVADESEEEKLATEYEREMQRRREMQYDILTLLSPMFDDVKVHINLKLDNNKIKEEETRYTPYTDDASTGVLAYSQKNTESASGSGNAGEEPGLYSNDSVAESYQTQAESGSDFNASKKSNTDEYKVNERKTITEKSVGDVILNESSASITAFNYKTIREEQMRANGLLNDISWYEYKQNTTPKRLDIDEELVEALRVGTGLENLTIVGYEVYTFVDEVKVPVDWQQIIIYVILVILVLMLAYGLIKRNRQDIEEVIVAAKEAEPELAVEDLLVSTQLEEAKEVEAEKLKDIDYTLESEVKKQIDKFVDEKPDAVAQLLRNWLQEGWE, encoded by the coding sequence ATGCAGGAGAGGTTGCAGAAATTTTTTTCTAATATAAGTACCAATGTTTCAGATAAATGGAATAAGCTTGAGAAACCGCAAAAGATACGATTTTTTGCGGCTCTTGGCGTCTTAATCATATGTATAGGCCTCACGCTTTTCTTGACACTAAAGCCTAAATACGAAGTTCTTGTGGCGAACGAGGATATAACAACGATTTCCCAGGTCAAGACGGCTCTTGATGAGGCAGGAATAAAAAATAAGGTTTTCGAGGGCGGGCGCTCCATAAAGGTAAGAGATAAGGACGTATTTGAGGCTCAGATTGCCGTAAGAGTGCATACGGACGCATCGACTGCCATAGAGCCTGAGGAAGCCTTTACCACCCAAGACCTTTTTGCCAACAGCGGAATAGGCGTATCCGAAGGCGTAAAGAAGGAAATGAGCCGCGTCGCTCTTCAGGACAGGCTTGCCGCAATCATAAGGCGTATGCAGGGCATCGCCGATGCCATGATTGTTCTTAATATCCCTGAAACCAATGGGCTTTTTATTAAGGATAATCAGGTGACCACCGCATCGGTATTTATAACGGAAAGCGAAAAGACCACAAAAGAACAGGCTCAGGCCATCGCAAACACAGTTGCCGCCGGAGTTAAGGGTCTTACCCTTGATAATATAGTAATTACGAACCAATATAAAGAAGTGGTATTTCCCGTTGCAGATGAAAGCGAAGAGGAGAAGCTTGCCACGGAATACGAAAGAGAAATGCAGAGAAGAAGAGAGATGCAGTATGATATACTCACGCTTCTTTCTCCCATGTTTGATGATGTTAAGGTACATATCAATCTTAAACTTGATAACAACAAAATAAAAGAAGAGGAAACAAGATATACGCCTTATACTGATGATGCCAGCACAGGTGTTCTTGCCTACAGCCAGAAAAATACGGAAAGCGCTTCCGGCAGCGGAAATGCAGGAGAGGAACCAGGTTTATATTCCAATGACAGCGTTGCGGAAAGCTATCAGACACAAGCCGAATCGGGAAGCGATTTTAATGCATCTAAAAAAAGCAATACAGACGAATATAAAGTAAACGAGAGAAAAACCATAACCGAAAAAAGTGTGGGCGATGTGATTTTAAACGAGTCTTCCGCTTCCATTACGGCATTTAATTATAAAACCATACGCGAAGAGCAAATGAGGGCAAACGGCCTTCTTAACGATATAAGCTGGTATGAATATAAACAAAACACAACGCCGAAAAGGCTTGATATTGACGAGGAGCTTGTAGAGGCCTTAAGAGTCGGTACGGGTCTTGAAAATCTCACCATTGTAGGGTATGAGGTATATACCTTTGTTGACGAAGTTAAAGTACCCGTAGACTGGCAGCAAATCATCATCTACGTAATCCTTGTAATTCTCGTTCTTATGCTTGCTTACGGCTTGATTAAGAGAAACCGTCAGGATATTGAAGAGGTTATTGTTGCCGCTAAAGAAGCTGAACCGGAGCTTGCAGTTGAAGACCTGCTTGTAAGTACCCAGCTTGAGGAGGCTAAGGAAGTAGAAGCGGAAAAATTGAAGGATATTGATTATACCCTTGAATCAGAGGTTAAAAAGCAGATTGATAAGTTTGTTGACGAAAAGCCTGATGCAGTTGCCCAGCTTCTTCGCAACTGGCTTCAGGAAGGTTGGGAGTGA
- the purD gene encoding phosphoribosylamine--glycine ligase: MRLLVVGGGAREHAIIWKLNAASKKHEIYCAPGNAGIGSEAHCIDISASDIEGLIAFVEKNHIEFTIVGNEEPLSMGIVDRFNERGLKILGPTKSAALIEASKAFSKDFMERNHIPTAKYRTFSNREEALQYAEDSDYPLVIKADGLALGKGVIICQTFDEAATAIDEMMVMEKFGGSGRKIVIEEFLEGEEVSVLAFCDGRTAIPMVPAQDYKKAMDYDKGLNTGGMGSFSPCKVYTKEIEEFCFERILKPTINAMRTEGRPFQGILFLGLILTQKGPKVIEYNARFGDPETQSVMLRLKTDLLEILLACQEGTLDKIKIQWEDNAAVCVVMASGGYPENYEKGFEIKGLNFYKSSQDIIIFHAGTKEKGTNIITNGGRVLSVCARGKTIEEARNKAYEAAETISFDGAFYRKDIALKGI, translated from the coding sequence ATGAGGCTTTTAGTAGTTGGAGGCGGAGCCAGAGAACACGCGATCATATGGAAGCTAAATGCGGCTTCCAAGAAACATGAGATATACTGTGCTCCTGGAAACGCAGGAATTGGGTCAGAAGCCCACTGCATAGACATATCAGCTTCTGATATAGAAGGCTTAATTGCCTTTGTTGAAAAGAATCATATTGAATTTACGATAGTGGGCAATGAAGAACCCCTTTCCATGGGTATCGTTGACAGGTTTAATGAAAGAGGGCTTAAGATTTTAGGGCCCACAAAGAGTGCTGCGCTTATTGAGGCCAGCAAGGCATTTTCTAAAGATTTTATGGAGCGAAACCATATTCCCACGGCAAAATACAGAACCTTTTCAAACCGTGAAGAGGCTTTGCAGTATGCAGAAGATTCAGACTATCCTCTTGTAATAAAGGCCGACGGCCTTGCCTTGGGAAAAGGTGTAATTATATGCCAAACCTTTGATGAGGCAGCAACAGCCATTGACGAAATGATGGTTATGGAAAAATTTGGCGGTTCAGGCAGAAAAATAGTGATTGAAGAATTCCTGGAAGGGGAAGAAGTATCGGTTCTTGCTTTTTGCGACGGAAGGACTGCGATTCCTATGGTTCCTGCTCAGGATTACAAAAAAGCAATGGATTATGATAAAGGGTTAAACACAGGGGGAATGGGTTCCTTCAGCCCCTGTAAGGTTTATACAAAAGAAATAGAAGAGTTCTGCTTTGAAAGAATACTCAAGCCTACTATAAACGCTATGCGTACAGAGGGAAGGCCTTTTCAGGGTATTCTTTTTTTAGGATTGATTTTAACCCAAAAAGGGCCCAAGGTCATAGAATATAATGCAAGATTCGGAGATCCGGAAACCCAGTCCGTCATGTTAAGGCTTAAGACGGATTTGCTTGAAATCCTTTTAGCCTGTCAGGAAGGAACCCTTGATAAAATAAAAATTCAGTGGGAGGATAATGCGGCAGTCTGTGTTGTTATGGCAAGCGGCGGTTATCCTGAAAATTACGAGAAGGGCTTTGAAATTAAAGGACTAAATTTCTATAAATCTTCGCAGGACATTATTATTTTTCATGCAGGAACAAAAGAAAAGGGTACGAATATAATTACAAATGGGGGAAGAGTTCTTTCGGTCTGCGCCAGAGGAAAAACCATCGAAGAAGCCAGAAATAAAGCATATGAAGCGGCTGAAACAATCTCCTTCGACGGTGCTTTTTACCGTAAAGATATTGCTCTTAAAGGAATTTAA
- the flgC gene encoding flagellar basal body rod protein FlgC, protein MSDFFGTMDTSVTGLSAQRLRMDIISQNIANASTTKTADGTPYKRKSVLFQELKPVDFSGYFVDAVNKYNKSTGKGVKVSKIITDDTPGAKEYNPTHPDADADGYVEHSNVNIVSEMVNMISAQRSYEANVTAFNTTKAMINKTMEINK, encoded by the coding sequence ATGTCTGATTTTTTCGGTACTATGGATACAAGCGTTACCGGTCTTAGCGCCCAGCGCTTAAGAATGGATATTATATCTCAAAATATAGCTAACGCAAGCACCACAAAGACTGCGGATGGAACTCCGTATAAAAGAAAAAGCGTTTTGTTTCAGGAATTAAAGCCTGTGGATTTTTCAGGCTATTTTGTAGATGCGGTTAATAAGTACAATAAAAGTACCGGGAAAGGCGTAAAAGTATCAAAGATTATAACCGACGATACGCCAGGCGCGAAAGAATATAATCCAACACACCCCGATGCCGATGCCGATGGGTATGTGGAGCATTCAAATGTAAACATCGTCAGTGAAATGGTAAACATGATATCTGCCCAAAGGTCCTATGAGGCTAATGTTACGGCATTTAACACGACCAAGGCTATGATTAATAAAACCATGGAGATAAACAAGTAA
- the purM gene encoding phosphoribosylformylglycinamidine cyclo-ligase: protein MDYKSAGVDVEAGYKSVELIKRHVKETYTKDVLNDLGSFSGLFSLSAAKDMKEPVLVSGTDGVGTKLKIAFLMDKHDTVGIDCVAMCVNDIVCCGARPLFFLDYIACGKNYPEKIEQIVKGISAGCKESGAALIGGETAEMPGFYPEDEYDLAGFCVGILDKADIIDGKTISDGDILIGVESSGLHSNGYSLVRKVFDISKENISKYYDELGCTLGEELLKPTRIYAKTVLELISKVKIKGISNITGGGFIENIPRMLPEGVCAFINEGTWEIPPIFNLIAGQGNVSKDVMYNTLNMGISLVMAVSKEDADKTLSVLKSLDEKAYIIGEVRKDDSRRIEICYR from the coding sequence ATGGATTATAAATCCGCAGGCGTGGACGTTGAAGCGGGATACAAGTCGGTAGAGCTTATTAAAAGGCATGTGAAAGAGACCTATACGAAAGATGTTTTGAATGATTTAGGCTCGTTTAGCGGCCTTTTTTCCCTGTCGGCAGCAAAAGATATGAAAGAGCCTGTTCTTGTTTCAGGAACAGACGGTGTAGGTACGAAACTTAAAATTGCATTTTTAATGGATAAGCACGATACAGTCGGCATTGACTGCGTAGCAATGTGCGTAAACGATATCGTATGCTGCGGAGCAAGGCCGCTGTTTTTTCTTGATTATATAGCCTGCGGTAAGAATTATCCTGAAAAGATAGAGCAGATTGTAAAAGGCATATCTGCCGGCTGCAAGGAAAGCGGAGCTGCACTCATAGGAGGGGAAACGGCGGAAATGCCCGGCTTTTATCCTGAAGACGAATATGATTTGGCAGGATTTTGCGTAGGTATTTTAGATAAAGCGGATATTATTGACGGTAAAACGATTTCAGACGGCGATATTCTTATAGGCGTCGAATCCAGCGGGCTTCATTCAAACGGCTATTCCCTTGTACGCAAGGTCTTTGATATTTCCAAAGAAAATATAAGTAAATATTACGATGAATTAGGCTGCACCTTAGGGGAGGAGCTTTTAAAGCCCACAAGAATTTATGCCAAAACCGTTCTTGAGCTTATATCAAAGGTGAAGATAAAGGGTATCAGCAATATTACAGGCGGCGGATTTATAGAAAATATTCCCCGTATGCTTCCAGAAGGGGTCTGTGCTTTTATTAATGAAGGAACATGGGAAATACCCCCTATATTTAATTTAATAGCAGGTCAGGGCAATGTCTCTAAGGACGTTATGTATAACACCCTTAACATGGGAATTTCTCTAGTTATGGCTGTTTCTAAGGAAGATGCAGATAAGACTCTTTCGGTTTTAAAATCTCTTGATGAAAAGGCCTATATCATCGGCGAAGTAAGAAAAGATGATTCCAGGAGAATTGAAATATGTTACAGATAG